A single genomic interval of Nocardioides nitrophenolicus harbors:
- a CDS encoding oligosaccharide flippase family protein, protein MTTTSHPTGSRLTRLLRSSAGIAIAMAVMNVGTYGFQMISARLLGPGQYGALAGVMALMMVLSVLQLGLQATSARRIAADPAHVAAVEAAVLRTGWRTALVLGTVTVLAAPLVTKLLRLDGLLPAVLLGLAVVPTTVMGAQAGVLQGERRWFPLSLVYLSVGVPRVALGLAFLLVWRSESSAMLAILVSTWVPVLVGSWALGRHPRRSSSVSEVEIRRDVLRETLGSSVALLAFFAMANLDIVVARSILDEHDAGLYAGGLIVTKAVLFLPQFAVVVLFPSMSTDGESRSAIAKGLVFLGTLGAAGVAATYLLSGLALVFVGGAEYSGVQDRLWIFAALGALLSLLQLLVYAGLATRGVATKYVVGIGALALVGLGATSSSITGLAITVGCVDLAVLLLLIALQVVRHRR, encoded by the coding sequence GTGACGACCACCTCTCACCCCACAGGCTCACGCCTGACCCGGCTGCTGCGCAGCAGCGCGGGCATCGCGATCGCGATGGCGGTGATGAACGTCGGCACCTACGGCTTCCAGATGATCTCCGCGCGCCTCCTCGGCCCGGGACAATACGGAGCGCTCGCCGGCGTCATGGCGCTGATGATGGTGCTGTCCGTGCTCCAGCTCGGGCTTCAGGCCACCTCGGCGCGGCGGATCGCCGCCGACCCCGCACACGTCGCGGCCGTAGAGGCGGCGGTGCTGCGCACCGGGTGGCGCACCGCGCTGGTCCTCGGCACCGTGACCGTGCTCGCCGCTCCTCTGGTGACCAAGCTGCTGCGCCTCGACGGGCTGCTGCCGGCCGTCCTGCTGGGACTGGCGGTCGTGCCGACGACCGTGATGGGCGCCCAGGCGGGCGTGCTCCAGGGCGAGCGCCGCTGGTTCCCGCTGAGCCTGGTCTACCTCTCGGTGGGTGTGCCCCGGGTGGCCCTCGGCCTCGCCTTCCTGCTGGTGTGGCGTTCCGAGAGCAGCGCGATGCTCGCCATCCTGGTATCGACCTGGGTGCCCGTGCTGGTCGGCTCCTGGGCGCTCGGACGTCACCCCCGGCGGTCGTCGAGCGTGTCCGAGGTCGAGATCCGCCGCGACGTGCTGCGCGAGACGCTCGGCAGCTCGGTCGCGCTGCTGGCCTTCTTCGCGATGGCGAATCTCGACATCGTGGTCGCCCGCAGCATCCTCGACGAGCACGACGCGGGCCTCTACGCCGGCGGTCTCATCGTCACCAAGGCGGTGCTGTTCCTGCCCCAGTTCGCGGTGGTGGTGCTGTTCCCGTCGATGTCGACCGACGGCGAGAGCCGGAGCGCGATCGCCAAGGGGCTGGTGTTCCTCGGCACCCTCGGCGCGGCCGGCGTCGCCGCGACGTACCTGCTGTCCGGCCTCGCGCTGGTCTTCGTCGGCGGCGCGGAGTATTCCGGCGTCCAGGACCGGCTGTGGATCTTCGCGGCGCTCGGCGCGCTGCTCTCGCTGCTCCAGCTCCTCGTCTACGCCGGACTGGCGACCCGCGGCGTCGCGACGAAGTACGTCGTGGGCATCGGCGCGCTCGCGCTCGTCGGGCTCGGCGCGACCTCGTCGAGCATCACCGGCCTGGCCATCACCGTCGGCTGCGTGGACCTCGCGGTGCTGCTCCTGCTGATCGCGCTGCAGGTCGTGCGGCACCGCCGCTAG
- a CDS encoding alpha-(1->3)-arabinofuranosyltransferase domain-containing protein, protein MPVNRTPIRRTRLLAACVVLIGLAFVQTPGFIVPDTKLDLVTAPADWLARALHVWDGEGGFGQVQNQAHGYLWPMGPFFLLLGLLDLPGWVVQRLWQALVLCVAMAGSARLARLLGVRTDLACLVAGFAYALSPRMLTSLGPISVEVWPSAVAPWVLLPLVRGSEAGSPRRAAAWSAVAVAMVGGVNAAASFAVIPLALLWILTRTGGPRRRALLCWWLPLCGLATAWWIVPLLVMGAYSPPFLDFTETAAVTTFPTTLFDTLRGTSDWVPYADLTSVAGNELIRTSWLAIYSGVVVLVGLVGLLDRRTPHRTFLVLGLLSGVLMVTAGHHGAVQGWFAPDVAAALDGVLAPLRNVHKFDLVLRLPLVLGLAFVVDRCVAAWRSRTVPRRDRVNAGILVAAVTLSVVGAATPAVAGRVEPSGPIESIPEYWQEAAAWVDRNAASDSTLLVPGSPFGRYLWGDPRDEPFQWLAHSRWAVRSVGNLAEPGFLRLLDGIERRFAEGHGSAGLTAALRRAGIRHLVVRNDLRAADDIPSPALVHQALAQSPGLARVASFGPDVGGPAEDDVDGQRRVFDGGRQAAYPAVEVYAVGGQVRPASTVTEPTVLAGGPDDLADLLDEGTVGEAPVRFATDVDAAETRTRPRRVALTDGLRMRERQYARIHDGLSATIAPGDVRRTSGRVREFQPGSNGDDRWSTTARLVGARSVSASSSASDATAIGGSERGRLPYAAVDAAPDTAWSTALGDEDPWWRVDLDQPRSVSVVTVRTPEGVGRQRLRVVTTTGASEPVVVSAGGARRLSVPGAGRTPWVRVEAVGDPTGLALAEVEVPGLVVDRVLDLPRLPAAWGSPDLVSLRADRDGRTGCAVVSDAVRCAAGTARTGEDGPVLRRSVPLAAARSYDVRAGAVPRAGAALDGLILRDQPVTVRVSSTAVPDPRAGAVAMVDGAVDTAWLAAPDDESPTIELAWLGVRPVSGITLSVARSTAASRPLRVQVRLWNGTRSTVEQVELDSRGHASLPTTRADRVTIEVLESETVVDAGRTGSLDGAPVGVGEVRLTGVPYLPLALPDRPVELPCGTGPTLRIGERLLPTSVTASPTGLLSGAPVETRVCDVAGALDLPAGDLDVAFARSDAFAPDTVTLTATDDPGEPVGFGGRELGGSSAVERTVDADAAGQVVVLRENANRGWSARQGEHRLRAVVVDGWQQGFRAEEAGVVRVRFAPDTAYRVGLLAGLACLLGLAAAVLVRGRGDPPALDEWRLGLVPGVALSLLVAGLLAGTVGLLVGIATTTAALLLRRRQPEAVPWLLAVPVLVTALGYVTGPIGSGAGWAGERAWLGYLPLVPLVSLAVVDASRRSGKSRLSRIAGRSTSR, encoded by the coding sequence GTGCCGGTCAATCGCACGCCGATCCGGCGGACCCGTCTGCTCGCCGCGTGCGTCGTGCTGATCGGCCTGGCCTTCGTCCAGACGCCGGGGTTCATCGTCCCCGACACCAAGCTCGACCTGGTCACCGCGCCCGCCGACTGGCTCGCACGGGCCCTGCACGTGTGGGACGGCGAGGGCGGTTTCGGTCAGGTGCAGAACCAGGCGCACGGCTACCTGTGGCCGATGGGCCCGTTCTTCCTGCTGCTCGGCCTGCTCGACCTGCCGGGCTGGGTGGTCCAGCGGCTGTGGCAGGCCCTGGTGCTCTGCGTCGCGATGGCCGGCTCGGCCCGGCTGGCGCGGCTGCTCGGCGTACGCACCGACCTGGCCTGCCTGGTCGCGGGCTTCGCCTATGCCCTCTCGCCGCGGATGCTCACCTCCTTGGGCCCGATCTCCGTCGAGGTCTGGCCGAGCGCGGTCGCGCCGTGGGTGCTGCTGCCGTTGGTGCGCGGCAGTGAGGCGGGCTCGCCACGCCGCGCCGCGGCCTGGTCGGCCGTCGCGGTGGCGATGGTCGGCGGCGTCAACGCGGCCGCGTCGTTCGCGGTCATTCCCCTGGCCCTGCTGTGGATCCTCACCCGCACGGGTGGTCCGCGCCGTCGGGCCCTGCTGTGCTGGTGGCTGCCGCTGTGCGGCCTCGCCACGGCGTGGTGGATCGTGCCGCTGCTGGTGATGGGCGCCTACAGCCCGCCCTTCCTCGACTTCACCGAGACCGCTGCCGTCACGACCTTCCCGACCACGCTCTTCGACACCCTGCGCGGCACCTCCGACTGGGTGCCCTACGCCGACCTGACGTCCGTGGCCGGCAACGAGCTGATCCGCACGTCCTGGCTGGCGATCTACAGCGGAGTGGTGGTGCTGGTCGGCCTGGTCGGCCTGCTCGACCGGCGTACGCCGCACCGGACGTTCCTGGTGCTGGGCCTGCTGTCCGGGGTGCTGATGGTCACCGCGGGTCACCACGGCGCGGTGCAGGGCTGGTTCGCGCCGGATGTCGCGGCGGCCCTGGACGGCGTCCTCGCCCCCTTGCGCAATGTGCACAAGTTCGACCTGGTGCTGCGACTGCCGCTGGTCCTGGGGCTGGCCTTCGTCGTCGACCGCTGCGTCGCGGCCTGGCGCTCGCGGACGGTGCCGCGTCGCGACCGCGTCAACGCGGGCATCCTGGTGGCCGCGGTGACGCTCAGCGTGGTCGGTGCGGCGACGCCGGCCGTGGCGGGCCGGGTGGAGCCGAGCGGTCCGATCGAGAGCATCCCGGAGTACTGGCAGGAGGCGGCGGCCTGGGTCGACCGCAACGCCGCCTCCGACAGCACCCTCCTCGTGCCCGGCTCGCCCTTCGGCCGTTACCTGTGGGGCGATCCGCGCGACGAGCCGTTCCAGTGGCTCGCCCACTCCCGCTGGGCGGTGCGCAGCGTCGGGAACCTCGCCGAGCCGGGCTTCCTGCGGCTCCTCGACGGCATCGAGCGGCGGTTCGCGGAGGGTCATGGGTCGGCCGGGCTCACCGCCGCGCTGCGGCGCGCCGGCATCAGGCACCTCGTCGTGCGCAACGACCTGCGCGCGGCCGACGACATCCCCAGTCCCGCGCTCGTGCACCAGGCCCTCGCCCAGTCGCCGGGCCTGGCGCGGGTCGCGTCCTTCGGGCCCGACGTCGGCGGCCCCGCGGAGGACGACGTCGACGGGCAGCGCCGGGTCTTCGACGGCGGTCGGCAGGCGGCCTACCCGGCCGTCGAGGTCTACGCCGTGGGCGGCCAGGTCCGTCCCGCGAGCACGGTCACCGAGCCCACCGTCCTCGCCGGCGGTCCCGACGACCTCGCCGACCTGCTCGACGAGGGCACCGTGGGGGAGGCGCCGGTCCGTTTCGCCACCGACGTCGACGCGGCCGAGACGAGGACCCGGCCGCGCCGGGTGGCGCTGACCGACGGGCTGCGGATGCGGGAGCGCCAGTACGCCCGGATCCACGACGGTCTCTCGGCGACCATCGCGCCCGGCGACGTACGCCGGACCTCGGGACGGGTGCGCGAGTTCCAGCCGGGCAGCAACGGCGACGACCGGTGGTCGACCACGGCGCGGCTGGTCGGGGCGCGGTCGGTCTCGGCGTCGTCCTCGGCGTCCGACGCCACCGCGATCGGCGGGAGCGAGCGCGGGCGGCTGCCCTACGCCGCGGTGGACGCCGCACCCGACACCGCCTGGTCCACCGCCCTCGGCGACGAGGATCCGTGGTGGCGGGTCGACCTGGACCAGCCGCGGTCGGTCTCGGTCGTGACGGTGCGGACGCCGGAGGGCGTGGGCCGGCAGCGGCTGCGGGTGGTGACCACCACCGGTGCCTCCGAGCCGGTCGTCGTCAGTGCCGGCGGAGCCCGCCGGCTCAGCGTGCCGGGTGCGGGCCGGACCCCGTGGGTGCGGGTCGAGGCCGTCGGCGACCCGACCGGACTGGCCCTCGCGGAGGTCGAGGTGCCGGGGCTCGTGGTCGACCGGGTGCTCGACCTGCCCCGGCTGCCCGCGGCCTGGGGGAGCCCGGACCTGGTGTCGCTGCGCGCGGACCGCGACGGCCGCACCGGCTGCGCGGTGGTCTCCGACGCCGTGCGCTGTGCCGCCGGCACCGCGCGGACCGGCGAGGACGGCCCGGTGCTGCGGCGCTCGGTCCCGCTGGCCGCGGCGCGCTCCTACGACGTCCGGGCGGGCGCCGTGCCGCGGGCCGGCGCGGCGCTCGACGGGCTGATCCTGCGCGACCAGCCGGTGACCGTGCGGGTGTCGTCGACCGCCGTACCGGATCCCCGGGCGGGTGCCGTCGCGATGGTCGACGGCGCCGTCGACACCGCCTGGCTGGCCGCGCCGGACGACGAGAGCCCCACCATCGAGCTGGCCTGGCTCGGCGTGCGCCCGGTCAGCGGGATCACGCTGAGCGTCGCGCGGTCGACGGCCGCGAGCCGGCCGCTGCGGGTCCAGGTCCGGCTCTGGAACGGGACGCGCAGCACCGTCGAGCAGGTCGAGCTCGACAGCCGCGGCCACGCCTCGCTCCCGACGACCCGTGCCGACCGGGTGACGATCGAGGTGCTGGAGAGCGAGACCGTCGTCGACGCCGGGCGCACCGGGTCGCTCGACGGCGCGCCGGTCGGGGTCGGCGAGGTCCGGCTGACCGGGGTGCCGTACCTACCCCTGGCCCTGCCCGACCGGCCGGTGGAGCTGCCCTGCGGCACCGGCCCGACGCTGCGCATCGGGGAGCGTCTCCTGCCGACGTCCGTGACGGCCTCGCCGACCGGGCTGCTGTCCGGGGCCCCCGTCGAGACGCGGGTCTGCGACGTGGCGGGCGCGCTCGACCTGCCGGCCGGCGACCTCGACGTCGCCTTCGCACGCTCCGACGCGTTCGCCCCCGACACGGTGACCCTGACCGCCACCGACGACCCGGGCGAGCCGGTGGGCTTCGGGGGACGGGAGCTGGGTGGCAGCTCGGCCGTCGAGCGCACGGTCGACGCCGACGCCGCGGGCCAGGTCGTCGTCCTGCGCGAGAACGCGAACCGTGGCTGGTCCGCCCGGCAGGGCGAGCACCGGCTGCGGGCCGTGGTCGTCGACGGCTGGCAGCAGGGCTTCCGTGCCGAGGAGGCGGGCGTCGTGCGGGTGCGGTTCGCGCCCGACACCGCCTACCGCGTGGGCCTGCTCGCGGGGCTGGCCTGCCTGCTGGGGCTCGCGGCCGCCGTGCTGGTGCGTGGCCGCGGCGACCCGCCGGCGCTCGACGAGTGGCGGCTGGGCCTGGTCCCCGGAGTCGCGCTGTCGCTGCTCGTCGCCGGCCTGCTCGCCGGAACCGTCGGCCTCCTGGTCGGGATCGCCACGACCACGGCGGCGCTGCTTCTGCGCCGCCGGCAGCCCGAGGCGGTGCCGTGGCTGCTCGCGGTCCCGGTGCTGGTGACCGCGCTCGGCTATGTCACCGGGCCGATCGGGAGCGGTGCCGGCTGGGCCGGCGAGCGAGCCTGGCTCGGCTACCTGCCGCTGGTCCCGCTGGTCTCCTTGGCCGTCGTCGACGCCAGCCGGCGCAGCGGGAAGAGCCGCTTGAGCCGCATCGCCGGCCGCTCGACCAGCCGGTAG
- a CDS encoding hotdog fold thioesterase gives MTTIDEIADFMRAHMGALNERMGIELVEVTADRVVATMPVEGNTQPYGLLHGGASVVLAETLGSVAAAIHAGADRYAVGTDINATHHRSATSGMVTGVATPLHRGRTMASFEIVVSDDAGRRVCTSRITCALLERDPNPKG, from the coding sequence ATGACGACCATCGACGAGATCGCGGACTTCATGCGCGCCCACATGGGCGCGCTCAACGAGCGGATGGGCATCGAGCTCGTGGAGGTCACGGCCGACCGGGTGGTCGCCACGATGCCGGTCGAGGGCAACACCCAGCCCTACGGCCTGCTCCACGGCGGCGCGTCGGTGGTGCTCGCCGAGACGCTCGGCTCGGTGGCGGCCGCGATCCACGCCGGGGCGGACCGGTACGCCGTCGGCACCGACATCAACGCCACCCACCACCGCTCGGCGACCTCCGGCATGGTGACCGGCGTCGCGACGCCGCTGCACCGCGGCCGGACCATGGCCAGCTTCGAGATCGTCGTCAGCGACGACGCCGGCCGGCGGGTGTGCACCTCGCGGATCACCTGCGCGCTGCTCGAGCGCGACCCCAACCCGAAGGGCTGA
- a CDS encoding IS481 family transposase, with protein sequence MSHATHANAALTPRARLRLARLIVDQGWSPARAAERYDVSWRTAKKWADRYRDEGAAGMLDRSSAPHRQPNRTPAPVVRKIVHLRWKQRLGPVQIGDRLGMQASTVHAVLVRCRLNRLSHVDRATGEPIRRYEHDKPGDLIHVDVKKLGKIPDGGGWRYVGRQQGYRNRSTTVERTGQPRNKWHNPLVGTCYLHTVIDDHSRVAYVEAREDETKETATDVLKNAVAWFADRGVTVQRVLSDNGSCYKSHLWRDTCKELGIKPKKTRPYRPQTNGKIERFHRTLAEGWAFKKFYNSESARLAALPAWIHEYNHHRPHSAIGKHAPITRLNNLAGHHN encoded by the coding sequence GTGTCCCACGCTACCCATGCCAACGCGGCCCTGACCCCTCGCGCCCGTCTTCGACTCGCGCGTCTGATCGTTGACCAGGGCTGGTCACCTGCGCGCGCTGCGGAGCGCTACGACGTCTCGTGGCGCACCGCGAAGAAGTGGGCCGACCGGTACCGCGACGAGGGCGCCGCGGGCATGCTCGACCGGTCCTCAGCCCCACACCGTCAGCCGAACCGGACGCCGGCACCGGTGGTGCGCAAGATCGTGCACCTTCGGTGGAAACAGCGACTCGGGCCGGTCCAGATCGGTGACCGGCTCGGGATGCAGGCATCGACAGTCCACGCGGTCCTGGTCCGCTGTCGCCTCAACCGGCTCTCCCATGTCGACCGAGCAACCGGGGAACCGATCCGCCGCTACGAGCACGACAAGCCGGGCGACCTGATCCACGTCGATGTCAAGAAGCTCGGCAAGATCCCCGACGGCGGTGGCTGGCGCTACGTCGGGCGCCAGCAGGGCTACCGAAATCGGTCCACGACGGTCGAACGGACCGGTCAACCCCGCAACAAGTGGCACAACCCGCTCGTCGGCACCTGCTACCTGCACACCGTCATCGACGACCACTCCCGCGTCGCCTACGTCGAGGCCCGCGAAGACGAGACCAAAGAGACCGCGACCGACGTCCTCAAGAATGCGGTCGCCTGGTTCGCCGACCGCGGTGTCACCGTCCAGCGGGTCCTGTCCGACAACGGCAGCTGCTACAAGTCGCACCTGTGGCGCGACACCTGCAAAGAGCTGGGCATCAAGCCGAAGAAGACCCGGCCCTACCGGCCACAGACCAACGGGAAGATCGAGCGCTTCCACCGCACCCTGGCCGAAGGCTGGGCGTTCAAGAAGTTCTACAACTCCGAGTCAGCCCGCCTGGCCGCTCTGCCAGCATGGATCCACGAGTACAACCACCACCGGCCCCACTCAGCAATCGGGAAGCACGCACCCATCACCAGGTTGAACAACCTGGCTGGACATCACAACTAG
- the polA gene encoding DNA polymerase I produces the protein MTETTRPRLLLLDGHSLAYRAFFALPVENFSTATGQNTNAVYGFTSMLVNVLRDEQPTHVAVAFDVSRQTFRTEEYADYKAKRNKTPGEFSSQLPLIERMLDSFSITYIKHPGYEADDIIATLVTEALKDETSGLEVLILTGDRDSIQLVTDRSTVLYPMRGVSDLSRMTPAFVEDKYGVPPHRYPELAAIVGEQSDNLPGVPGVGAGFAAKWINTYDGLDNVIAQADKITGKKGEAFREHLGDVIRNRRLNALVRDLDLGVVIDDLVLREWDRAAALELLDELEFRGELRTRILDVVAPGQDVPVETGVELDGATLAPDAVAGWLAEAGAATIGLAVRGTWGSGTGRVDGLGLALADGRAAYVDLATLSPADEAAVADWLADAARPKVLHAAKGPVHALAAQGWALAGVVEDTALAAYLVAPDQRSYDLADLSLRYLHRELAVAEDDDQGMLFDEDANLAKASMVQARAALDLSAELADEVEKAGGRGLLTDVEMPLVGVLARMEQTGIAIDVEHLEGLEAHFGEEVRAEAEAAYAVIGKEINLGSPKQLQVVLFDELNMPKTKRTKTGYTTDADALQALFKQTEHPFLLHLLRHREVIRLRQTIEGLLKTVQPDGRIHTTFHQTIAATGRLSSTDPNLQNIPVRTEEGRRIRESFVVGGGYASLMTADYSQIEMRIMAHLSEDELLIEAFRSGRDFHAETASRVFDVAPDAVTPEMRAKIKAMNYGLAYGLSAFGLSQQLGIEPREASALMDDYFETFGGIRDYLAGVVDEARRTGFTETIMGRRRYLPDLTSDNRMRREAAERMALNAPIQGSAADLIKVAMLRTDAALKDAGLGSRMLLQVHDELVFEVADGEQDALDALVREQMAGAADLTVPLDVSVGTGRSWHEAAH, from the coding sequence ATGACGGAGACGACTCGCCCGCGACTGCTTCTCCTGGACGGCCACTCCCTGGCCTACCGCGCCTTCTTCGCCCTGCCCGTCGAGAACTTCTCGACGGCGACCGGCCAGAACACCAACGCGGTCTACGGGTTCACCTCGATGCTGGTCAACGTGCTGCGCGACGAGCAGCCCACCCACGTCGCGGTCGCCTTCGACGTCTCGCGGCAGACCTTCCGCACCGAGGAGTACGCCGACTACAAGGCCAAGCGCAACAAGACCCCCGGCGAGTTCAGCAGCCAGCTCCCGCTCATCGAGCGGATGCTCGACAGCTTCTCGATCACCTACATCAAGCACCCCGGCTACGAGGCCGACGACATCATCGCCACCCTCGTCACCGAGGCGCTCAAGGACGAGACCAGCGGGCTCGAGGTGCTGATCCTCACCGGCGACCGCGACTCGATCCAGCTCGTGACCGACCGCTCCACGGTGCTCTACCCGATGCGGGGGGTCTCCGACCTGTCCCGGATGACGCCGGCCTTCGTCGAGGACAAGTACGGCGTCCCGCCGCACCGCTATCCCGAGCTCGCGGCGATCGTCGGGGAGCAGTCCGACAACCTGCCGGGCGTGCCGGGCGTGGGTGCCGGCTTCGCCGCGAAGTGGATCAACACCTACGACGGCCTCGACAACGTGATCGCCCAGGCCGACAAGATCACCGGCAAGAAGGGCGAGGCGTTCCGCGAGCACCTCGGCGACGTGATCCGCAACCGCCGGCTCAACGCGCTGGTGCGCGACCTCGACCTCGGGGTGGTGATCGACGACCTGGTGCTGCGCGAATGGGACCGGGCCGCGGCGCTGGAGCTGCTCGACGAGCTGGAGTTCCGCGGCGAGCTGCGCACCCGCATCCTCGACGTGGTGGCGCCCGGCCAGGACGTGCCGGTCGAGACCGGTGTCGAGCTCGACGGCGCCACGCTGGCGCCCGACGCCGTGGCCGGCTGGCTCGCCGAGGCCGGCGCCGCGACGATCGGCCTGGCGGTGCGTGGCACCTGGGGCAGTGGCACCGGCCGTGTCGACGGGCTCGGCCTGGCGCTGGCCGACGGCCGCGCGGCGTACGTCGACCTGGCGACGCTGTCCCCGGCCGACGAGGCCGCGGTCGCCGATTGGCTGGCCGACGCCGCGCGGCCCAAGGTGCTGCACGCCGCGAAGGGGCCGGTGCACGCCCTGGCGGCCCAGGGCTGGGCGCTGGCCGGGGTCGTCGAGGACACCGCCCTGGCGGCCTACCTGGTGGCCCCCGACCAGCGCTCCTACGACCTCGCCGACCTCAGCCTGCGCTACCTGCACCGCGAGCTCGCGGTGGCCGAGGACGACGACCAGGGGATGCTCTTCGACGAGGACGCCAACCTGGCGAAGGCGTCGATGGTGCAGGCCCGGGCCGCGCTGGACCTGTCCGCCGAGCTGGCCGACGAGGTCGAGAAGGCCGGCGGCCGTGGTCTGCTGACCGACGTCGAGATGCCGCTGGTCGGCGTCCTGGCCCGCATGGAGCAGACCGGCATCGCCATCGACGTCGAGCACCTCGAGGGACTGGAGGCCCACTTCGGCGAGGAGGTCCGCGCCGAGGCCGAGGCGGCGTACGCCGTGATCGGCAAGGAGATCAACCTCGGCTCGCCCAAGCAGCTCCAGGTCGTGCTCTTCGACGAGCTCAACATGCCCAAGACCAAGCGCACCAAGACCGGCTACACCACCGACGCCGACGCGCTGCAGGCGCTGTTCAAGCAGACCGAGCACCCGTTCCTCCTCCACCTGCTGCGCCATCGCGAGGTGATCCGGCTGCGGCAGACCATCGAGGGACTGCTCAAGACGGTCCAGCCCGACGGCCGCATCCACACCACCTTCCACCAGACCATCGCGGCGACCGGCCGGCTCTCCAGCACCGACCCCAACCTGCAGAACATCCCGGTCCGCACCGAGGAGGGCCGCCGGATCCGCGAGAGCTTCGTGGTCGGCGGCGGCTACGCCTCGCTCATGACGGCCGACTACAGCCAGATCGAGATGCGGATCATGGCCCATCTCTCCGAGGACGAGCTGCTCATCGAGGCCTTCCGCTCCGGGCGCGACTTCCACGCCGAGACCGCCTCCCGGGTCTTCGACGTCGCCCCCGACGCCGTCACGCCCGAGATGCGGGCCAAGATCAAGGCGATGAACTACGGCCTCGCCTACGGCCTGTCCGCCTTCGGGCTCTCCCAGCAGCTCGGCATCGAGCCGCGCGAGGCCAGCGCGCTGATGGACGACTACTTCGAGACCTTCGGCGGGATCCGCGACTACCTCGCCGGCGTCGTCGACGAGGCCCGGCGCACCGGGTTCACCGAGACCATCATGGGCCGGCGCCGCTACCTGCCCGACCTGACCAGCGACAACCGGATGCGCCGGGAGGCAGCCGAGCGGATGGCTCTCAACGCCCCCATCCAGGGCTCGGCGGCCGACCTGATCAAGGTCGCCATGCTGCGCACCGACGCCGCGCTGAAGGACGCTGGCCTGGGCTCACGGATGCTGCTCCAGGTCCACGATGAGCTCGTGTTCGAGGTCGCCGACGGCGAGCAGGACGCGCTCGACGCGCTGGTCCGCGAGCAGATGGCCGGCGCCGCCGACCTCACCGTCCCGCTCGACGTGTCCGTCGGCACCGGCCGCAGCTGGCACGAGGCGGCGCACTAG
- a CDS encoding glycosyltransferase family 4 protein, producing MEVWEDLRGRDVVVLSWRDTRNPEGGGAELYLEKVTQGLIARGCRVTVFTAAYDGAPVDEVVDGIRYVRRGTKLTVYLEGMRALRRGDLGDPDVVVDVQNGLPFFTRLVTRKPVVVLVHHVHREQWPVVYPGLTGRVGWWLESRFAPWLYRRSRYVSVSEATREELGELGVDPARVTVVHNGTEPAPLTAPGKSPTPHVAVVGRLVPHKQVEHAIDAVLAARVVYPDLTLDIVGDGWWRDELHAYAAAREAGDAVRFLGHVDEETKHDAYERAWLLLLPSLKEGWGLVIGEAGMHHTPAIAYHSAGGTRESIADGVSGVLVDDKVAFTAALMELLGDDRRRRELGKEALSMSHAYSWERAQDGFAQVLCDVIHRRRPLRSLRSARQRERVPVGRR from the coding sequence ATGGAGGTTTGGGAGGACCTCCGGGGGAGGGACGTCGTCGTTCTCAGCTGGCGCGATACGCGCAATCCTGAGGGCGGCGGTGCGGAGCTTTACCTGGAGAAGGTCACACAGGGTCTGATCGCGCGCGGTTGCCGGGTCACGGTGTTCACCGCTGCGTACGACGGAGCGCCGGTCGACGAGGTCGTCGACGGCATCCGCTACGTGCGCCGGGGCACCAAGCTCACGGTCTACCTCGAAGGCATGCGCGCGCTGCGGCGCGGCGACCTGGGCGATCCGGATGTCGTCGTCGACGTGCAGAACGGCCTGCCGTTCTTCACCCGGCTGGTCACCCGCAAGCCCGTCGTCGTCCTCGTCCACCACGTGCACCGCGAGCAGTGGCCGGTGGTCTACCCCGGTCTCACCGGTCGTGTGGGCTGGTGGCTCGAGAGCCGGTTCGCGCCCTGGCTCTACCGGCGCAGCCGCTACGTGTCGGTGTCGGAGGCGACCCGCGAGGAGCTGGGTGAGCTCGGCGTCGACCCCGCGCGGGTGACCGTCGTCCACAACGGCACCGAGCCCGCGCCGCTGACCGCGCCCGGCAAGTCGCCGACGCCCCATGTCGCCGTGGTCGGCCGGCTGGTCCCCCACAAGCAGGTGGAGCACGCCATCGACGCGGTGCTCGCGGCGCGGGTCGTCTACCCCGACCTGACCCTCGACATCGTCGGCGACGGCTGGTGGCGCGACGAGCTGCACGCCTACGCCGCCGCACGCGAGGCCGGCGACGCGGTGCGCTTCCTCGGCCATGTCGACGAGGAGACCAAGCACGACGCCTACGAGCGCGCCTGGCTGCTGCTGCTGCCCTCGCTCAAGGAGGGCTGGGGCCTGGTGATCGGAGAGGCGGGCATGCACCACACGCCCGCGATCGCCTACCACTCCGCCGGGGGCACCCGGGAGTCGATCGCCGACGGCGTCTCCGGCGTCCTGGTCGACGACAAGGTCGCCTTCACCGCGGCGCTGATGGAGCTGCTCGGCGACGACCGGCGACGCCGGGAGCTCGGCAAGGAGGCGCTGTCGATGAGCCATGCCTATTCGTGGGAGCGCGCCCAGGACGGCTTCGCGCAGGTGCTCTGCGACGTCATCCACCGCCGCCGTCCGCTCCGCTCGCTCCGTTCGGCCCGACAGCGGGAGCGGGTGCCGGTCGGCCGGCGCTGA